A genomic window from Cryobacterium sp. SO2 includes:
- a CDS encoding NRAMP family divalent metal transporter — MTDPAKTTATAEPTEQPSVRSIAKSRRSALIGALFLMATSAIGPGFITQTATFTAQMGAAFAFGILASILIDFAVQLNIWRMITVSGKRAPELANLAIPGSGFVLAFLVILGGLVFNIGNIAGAGLGLNVLTGLDAKIGGLLSALFAIAIFLAKRAGAVVDRVVVIAGLVMIVLTIIVAFISQPPIGDALRQTVFPDEINFATITTIVGGTVGGYITYAGAHRLLASGTAGVEHVKEVNRAAFNGILVTGIMRYVLFLAILGVVAGGVIIDTSGTAANPAAQAFQAAAGEFGLRVFGAIFWIAAITSIIGAAYTSVSFLPVFSKKIVGRAADLATIVFIVVSLGVYLLIGTAPATLMVFVGGFNGLILPIGLTIFMYIGWFRGDLMNGYRYPRWLLIIGTLATLLTWYMAVMAVGPIFSLLTV, encoded by the coding sequence GTGACCGACCCCGCCAAGACCACTGCGACAGCGGAACCCACCGAGCAGCCGAGCGTTCGCAGCATCGCCAAGAGCCGCCGCAGCGCGCTGATCGGCGCCCTGTTCCTGATGGCCACCTCGGCCATCGGCCCCGGCTTCATCACCCAGACCGCCACCTTCACCGCGCAGATGGGCGCGGCGTTCGCCTTCGGCATCCTGGCCTCGATCCTCATCGACTTCGCTGTGCAGCTGAACATCTGGCGCATGATCACGGTCAGCGGCAAGCGCGCCCCCGAGCTGGCCAACCTCGCCATCCCCGGCAGCGGTTTTGTGCTCGCCTTCCTCGTCATCCTCGGCGGCCTGGTCTTCAACATCGGCAACATCGCCGGCGCCGGCCTCGGCCTCAACGTGCTGACCGGCCTGGACGCGAAGATCGGCGGGCTGCTCAGCGCCCTGTTCGCGATCGCGATCTTCCTTGCCAAGCGGGCCGGTGCCGTGGTCGACCGGGTCGTGGTCATCGCCGGGCTCGTCATGATCGTGCTCACGATCATCGTGGCCTTCATCTCCCAGCCACCTATCGGGGATGCGCTGCGCCAGACCGTGTTCCCGGACGAGATCAACTTCGCCACCATCACCACCATCGTCGGCGGCACCGTGGGCGGTTACATCACCTACGCCGGCGCGCACCGCCTGCTCGCCAGCGGCACCGCCGGGGTGGAGCACGTCAAGGAGGTCAACCGCGCGGCGTTCAACGGCATCCTGGTCACCGGCATCATGCGCTACGTCCTGTTCCTGGCCATCCTCGGCGTCGTCGCCGGTGGCGTGATCATTGACACTTCGGGCACCGCGGCCAACCCCGCCGCCCAGGCCTTCCAGGCCGCGGCCGGAGAGTTCGGGCTGCGCGTCTTCGGTGCGATCTTCTGGATCGCCGCGATCACCAGCATCATCGGTGCCGCGTACACCTCGGTGTCGTTCCTGCCGGTGTTCTCCAAGAAGATCGTCGGCCGCGCCGCCGACCTCGCCACCATCGTCTTCATCGTGGTCTCGCTCGGCGTCTACCTGCTCATCGGCACCGCGCCGGCCACCCTGATGGTGTTCGTCGGCGGGTTCAACGGGCTGATCCTGCCGATCGGCCTCACCATCTTCATGTACATCGGCTGGTTCCGCGGCGACCTGATGAACGGCTACCGCTACCCGCGCTGGCTGCTGATCATCGGTACCCTGGCGACCCTGCTCACCTGGTACATGGCCGTGATGGCGGTGGGACCGATCTTCTCGCTGCTGACCGTTTAG
- a CDS encoding urea amidolyase family protein, whose amino-acid sequence MRFLPVRDDALLIELEDLPTTLALFDSLSSDPVAGTGELIPGARTLLVFYRPSAVTPAQIVRAARARDLGGRSAGEGSLIEIPVTYNGEDLDEVAGLLGLSAAEVVRLHTGQDYAVGFTGFAPGFAYLSGGHPALDVPRRSSPRTRIPAGSVALAGTFSGVYPRESPGGWQLIGTTEARMWDLSRERPALLLPGDRVRFVDVTGGARAAVTVAADAAAPAAASAVEVPHGLEILDPGMLTLLQDLGRPGYASMGVSTSGALDPVSLRAANRLVGNPPGTAGLEVTFGGLRLQARGEQVLAVTGAPVPLSIRTPTSAGGAGNGTTAGSRSVAFGRPFALGAGEELLLGRPASGLRSYLAVRGGFALEPVLGSLSTDVLAGLGPAPVTAGTLLPVGTPARGIPAVAQPAGTDGAVEVAAEVQLDVVLGPRTDWFSADAVDVLTEQSWLVTPRSNRVGLRLEGDALSRVIDAELPSEGTVAGAIQIPPNGQPVLFLADHPLTGGYPVIGSVASHHLPLAGQLPPGTRIRFTPIGPFAEYSAASDHPASDHPEVQP is encoded by the coding sequence ATGCGGTTTCTGCCCGTGCGCGACGACGCCCTGTTGATCGAGCTCGAGGACCTGCCGACCACGCTGGCGCTGTTCGACTCGCTCAGCAGCGACCCTGTTGCCGGAACCGGCGAGCTGATTCCCGGCGCGCGCACCCTGCTGGTGTTCTACCGGCCGAGCGCCGTGACGCCGGCGCAGATCGTACGAGCTGCGCGCGCCCGCGACCTGGGTGGCCGCAGTGCGGGGGAGGGCTCTCTCATCGAGATCCCCGTGACGTACAACGGCGAAGACCTCGACGAGGTGGCCGGCCTGCTCGGCCTCAGCGCCGCCGAGGTGGTGCGGTTGCACACCGGGCAGGACTACGCGGTCGGCTTCACCGGCTTCGCCCCGGGCTTCGCCTACCTCTCCGGCGGCCACCCTGCCCTCGACGTGCCCCGCCGCAGCTCCCCGCGCACTCGCATCCCCGCCGGATCCGTGGCCCTGGCCGGTACCTTCAGCGGCGTCTACCCGCGGGAGAGCCCGGGCGGGTGGCAGCTGATCGGCACCACCGAGGCGCGGATGTGGGACCTGTCCCGTGAGCGCCCCGCCCTGCTGCTGCCCGGTGACCGGGTGCGCTTCGTGGACGTGACCGGGGGAGCGCGGGCCGCGGTGACGGTTGCCGCCGATGCCGCCGCACCTGCGGCCGCATCCGCTGTGGAGGTCCCGCACGGCCTGGAGATTCTCGACCCGGGCATGCTGACCCTGCTGCAGGACCTCGGCCGTCCGGGCTACGCGAGCATGGGCGTCTCCACCTCCGGCGCCCTCGACCCGGTGTCGCTGCGCGCGGCCAACCGGTTGGTGGGCAACCCTCCCGGCACGGCCGGCCTCGAGGTGACCTTCGGCGGCCTGCGACTCCAGGCCCGCGGCGAGCAGGTTCTCGCCGTCACGGGCGCGCCCGTGCCGCTGAGCATCCGCACCCCCACGTCGGCCGGAGGCGCCGGAAACGGCACCACCGCCGGCTCTCGCAGCGTCGCGTTCGGCCGACCGTTCGCCCTCGGCGCCGGCGAAGAACTCCTGCTCGGCCGGCCCGCCTCTGGGCTCCGCAGCTACCTCGCCGTGCGCGGCGGGTTCGCCCTGGAGCCCGTGCTCGGCAGCCTGTCCACCGACGTGCTCGCCGGCCTGGGACCGGCGCCGGTGACCGCCGGAACCCTGCTGCCGGTCGGCACGCCCGCGCGCGGCATCCCCGCTGTCGCCCAGCCTGCCGGCACCGACGGCGCGGTTGAGGTGGCCGCGGAGGTGCAGCTCGACGTGGTGCTCGGCCCGCGCACCGACTGGTTCTCCGCCGACGCCGTGGACGTGCTCACCGAGCAGAGCTGGCTGGTCACTCCCCGGTCCAACCGGGTTGGGCTGCGGCTGGAGGGTGACGCCCTCTCTCGCGTCATCGACGCCGAACTGCCCAGCGAGGGCACCGTCGCCGGTGCGATCCAGATCCCGCCGAACGGCCAGCCCGTGTTGTTCCTCGCCGACCACCCGCTCACCGGCGGCTACCCGGTGATCGGTTCTGTCGCCAGCCACCACCTGCCGCTGGCCGGCCAGCTTCCGCCGGGCACGCGCATCCGGTTCACCCCCATCGGCCCGTTCGCCGAATACTCCGCCGCATCCGACCACCCCGCTTCCGACCACCCCGAGGTACAGCCATGA
- a CDS encoding 5-oxoprolinase subunit PxpA translates to MSIIDLNSDLGEGFGRWSLGDDAEMLGIVTSANIACGFHAGDPLVIRNTVIGARDAGVAIGAHVGYRDLAGFGRRNMDVSSAELVSDVIYQIGALQGIARAAGTTVTYVKPHGALYNTIVHDTRQAQDVVTAIREIDPTLALLGLPGSEVLRAADAAGLRSVTEAFADRAYTPAGTLVSRRKLGSVLHDAEDVAARMVQLATEGTLTAIDGSTIRVSAESVCVHGDSPGATEMARRVRQALTAAGIELAPFAPRPGAGRTA, encoded by the coding sequence ATGAGCATCATCGACCTGAACAGCGACCTCGGCGAAGGCTTCGGCCGGTGGAGCCTCGGCGACGACGCGGAGATGCTCGGCATCGTCACCAGCGCGAACATCGCCTGCGGCTTCCACGCCGGCGACCCGCTGGTGATTCGTAATACGGTGATTGGGGCCCGGGATGCCGGCGTCGCGATCGGCGCACACGTGGGCTATCGCGACCTGGCCGGGTTCGGCCGCCGCAACATGGACGTCTCCAGCGCCGAGCTCGTCTCCGACGTGATCTACCAGATCGGCGCCCTGCAGGGCATCGCACGGGCCGCCGGCACCACCGTCACCTACGTCAAGCCGCACGGCGCGCTGTACAACACGATCGTGCACGACACCCGCCAGGCCCAGGATGTGGTCACCGCGATCCGCGAGATCGACCCGACCCTGGCCCTGCTGGGCCTGCCGGGCTCCGAGGTGCTGCGGGCAGCGGATGCCGCGGGCCTGCGCAGCGTGACCGAGGCCTTTGCCGACCGCGCCTACACGCCGGCGGGCACCCTGGTGTCGCGCCGGAAACTCGGCTCGGTTCTGCACGACGCCGAGGACGTGGCCGCGCGCATGGTGCAGCTGGCCACCGAAGGCACCCTGACCGCCATCGACGGCAGCACCATCCGGGTATCAGCGGAGTCGGTCTGCGTGCACGGCGACAGCCCTGGCGCCACCGAAATGGCCCGCCGCGTGCGGCAGGCCCTCACCGCGGCCGGCATCGAACTCGCCCCCTTCGCGCCGCGGCCGGGCGCCGGTCGGACTGCCTAG